CTACATCCCGGCGGTCAGCTCGCAGGTCGCGCTCTCGATGGTGTGGATCTGGATTCTGTTGCCCGGCGAGCAGGGCCTGGTGAATTTCTGCCTCGACCGGCTCAACGCCTGGCTGGGGACCGGCATTCCGACCGACACCAACTTTCTGGGCCGGCCAGGCTGGGCGATGGCGGCGCTGGTCGCGATGAGCCTGTGGGTCGGCCTCGGGCCACGCATGGTCATCTTCCTGGCCGGCCTCCACGCGATCCCCGAGCCGCTGTACGAGGCGGCGGCCCTCGACGGCTGCAACGCCCGCCAGCGCTTCTGGTACATCACGCTCCCGCAACTCGCGCCGACCACGCTGTTCGTCATCGTCACGACAACCATCGCGTCGTTTCAGCTTTTCACACCCGTTTACATGATGACCAAGGGCGGCCCACGCCGCACGACGGACGTGGTCCTGTACCACATCTTCAACGAGGCGTGGCAGAAATTCGAGGTCGGGATGGCCAGCGCGCAGTCCTACGTCCTTTTCGCCATCATCCTGCTCGCCGCCACTTTCCAGCTCTGGATCATGCGGCGCGGCCTGCGCGAGGAGACGCTGCAATGAAGCGCACGCTCCTCGCCGCGATCCAATACCTGCTCCTCGCCGCGATCGCGGTCAGCACCATCACGCCCTTCGTCTGGATGTTCTTCACCTCGCTGCATCCGCCGCAGGCCCAGATCCCGACCATGGCCACGCTGTTCTGCCCGGACGGCTGGCACTTTGAGAACTACACTTACGTGCTCACGTTCGCCGAGCTGCCGGTCTGGCGCTTCGCGGTCAACAGCTTCCTCGTCACCGCCGGCGTGGTGCTGTTTCAGCTCACGCTCTGCGCGCTGGCCGCCTACGGGTTCGCCCGGCTGCACTTCCGCGGACGCGACACGCTCTTCTTCGTCTTCCTGCTCACGATGATGATCCCGGCCCAGGTGCTGATCGTGCCGCTGTTCACGCTCGTGCAGCGCATGGGCCTGCTCGACACCTACGCCGGCCTAATCATCCCCTACCCCTATCTCAGCACGGCGTTCGGCACGTTCCTGCTGCGGCAGTATTTCATCGGCATCCCCCGCGCGCTCGACGACGCCGCCCGCCTCGACGGCTGCGGCGACTGGCGCATCCTCTGGTACGTGATCCTGCCCTCGGCCAAGCCGGCCCTCGCGACGCTGGCCGCCTTCGCCTTCATCTGGACCTGGTGCGACTTCTACTGGCCCCTGCTGGCGACGAGCACGACCACCATGCGGACGCTCGAAGTGGGACTCTCGGTCTTCAGCGACGCCTACGGCGGCACGCGCTGGCCGCTCCAGATGGCCGCCGCGGTGATCGTCCTGGTGCCGGTGCTGGCCGTGTTCCTGGCGATGCAGCGGTTCTTCATCCGCGGTGCCGTGGTGAGCGGGCTCAAAGGTTAACGACCGGCGTTCCGAGCACTTCCCGCACGCGTTCCAGCAGGACCCGCGGCGCAAACGGCTTCGGCAGCATGTGCTCCCAGGGCCGCGCTGCCCGCCCCGTGTCCGCCATGTCCCCCAGGTACCCGGACACGAGCAGGCAGCGCAGACCGGGGTGGGTATCGTGCAGCCGCGTCGCCAACTCGCGCCCGTTCATGCCGGGCATGATCATGTCGGTGACCAGCAGGCTGATGGCGTCGGCGCTCTGACGCGCCAGCTCCAGCGCGGCGCTGCCGTTCGGAGCCTCGAGTACCTTGTATCCCGCGCCGGTCAGAACCCGGCACATGACCTGGCGCACACTGGCCTCGTCCTCGCAGACCAGGACGACCTCCGTACCGCGCGCGGGACGGCGC
The nucleotide sequence above comes from Phycisphaerae bacterium. Encoded proteins:
- a CDS encoding carbohydrate ABC transporter permease; the encoded protein is MKRTLLAAIQYLLLAAIAVSTITPFVWMFFTSLHPPQAQIPTMATLFCPDGWHFENYTYVLTFAELPVWRFAVNSFLVTAGVVLFQLTLCALAAYGFARLHFRGRDTLFFVFLLTMMIPAQVLIVPLFTLVQRMGLLDTYAGLIIPYPYLSTAFGTFLLRQYFIGIPRALDDAARLDGCGDWRILWYVILPSAKPALATLAAFAFIWTWCDFYWPLLATSTTTMRTLEVGLSVFSDAYGGTRWPLQMAAAVIVLVPVLAVFLAMQRFFIRGAVVSGLKG
- a CDS encoding sugar ABC transporter permease encodes the protein MDHQRTNWRGYVFIAPATIYLTVFAFVPMLLAAWMSLHRWHLLKTEHPFVGFANYVALAQDPFFRNTIANTVLYAAFAVPLGVITSLAVALLVTRQLRGVGIFRTLYYIPAVSSQVALSMVWIWILLPGEQGLVNFCLDRLNAWLGTGIPTDTNFLGRPGWAMAALVAMSLWVGLGPRMVIFLAGLHAIPEPLYEAAALDGCNARQRFWYITLPQLAPTTLFVIVTTTIASFQLFTPVYMMTKGGPRRTTDVVLYHIFNEAWQKFEVGMASAQSYVLFAIILLAATFQLWIMRRGLREETLQ